A genome region from Cucumis sativus cultivar 9930 chromosome 4, Cucumber_9930_V3, whole genome shotgun sequence includes the following:
- the LOC101221711 gene encoding RCC1 domain-containing protein RUG3, mitochondrial isoform X2, whose amino-acid sequence MYFLRSLRSLTTNLPRSRHFSSLIESPPSPSASSKFPFLYNHDSPEETHSNNAGTTAILQLLSWGRGSSGQLGGGIEEIRLYPSPVANLSVPNIHNLALAPGQLPSFSGDNQDSGDDGSFELGISCGLFHSSLLVNGKVWIWGKGDGGRLGFGHENPVFVPTLNSRLESVRCIALGGLHSVALNALGQVFTWGYGGFGALGHSVYHRELVPRLVEGSWRGRIKHIATSGAHTAAITESGEVYTWGRDEGDGRLGLGPGRGPNEGGGLSIPCRVRALPAPVAAVSCGGFFTMALGVDGKLWNWGANTNFELGRGNNIGGWEPKPVPSLEDTPIIQIVCGGYHSLVLTGDGKVLSWGYGGHGQLGHSSIQNEKVPRVIDALADKRVIYIACCGSSSAAVTAEGKLYMWGNAKDSQLGVPGLPEVQTSPVEVIFLTEDDGLGPYHVLSVAVGASHAMCLVLRRGRM is encoded by the exons ATGTACTTTCTTCGATCACTCCGCTCTTTGACAACCAATCTCCCTCGTTCACGACATTTCTCTTCTCTTATTGAATCTCCTCCATCCCCGTCCGCTTCGTCAAAATTTCCCTTCCTTTACAACCACGATTCTCCCGAAGAAACGCATTCAAACAATGCTGGAACCACCGCTATTCTCCAGCTGCTCTCCTGGGGCAGAGGTTCTTCCGGTCAGCTCGGTGGCGGCATTGAAGAAATTCGTTTGTATCCTTCTCCCGTGGCCAATTTGAGTGTTCCCAATATTCATAATCTCGCCCTAGCCCCAGGTCAGCTTCCGTCATTCTCCGGCGACAATCAAGATTCTGGGGATGACGGTTCGTTTGAGCTCGGTATTTCTTGTGGGCTGTTTCATTCTTCTTTGCTTGTTAATGGGAAAGTCTGGATTTGGGGTAAAGGAGACGGCGGCCGTCTTGGTTTTGGTCACGAGAACCCTGTCTTTGTTCCCACTTTGAATTCTCGCTTAGAGAGTGTTCGTTGCATTGCTCTTGGGGGTCTGCATTCCGTTGCGCTCAACGCTCTTGGGCAGGTTTTCACTTG GGGTTATGGTGGTTTTGGTGCGCTTGGACATTCTGTTTATCACAGAGAACTGGTCCCTAGATTGGTAGAAGGCTCATGGAGAGGCAGAATTAAGCACATTGCAACTAGCGGGGCCCATACTGCAGCAATCACGGAATCAG GCGAGGTCTATACCTGGGGCCGAGATGAAGGAGATGGTAGATTGGGCCTTGGTCCAGGTCGAGGCCCAAATGAAGGAGGAGGATTGAGTATTCCTTGCAGAGTGAGAGCATTGCCTGCACCTGTTGCTGCTGTGTCCTGTGGTGGTTTCTTCACAATGGCTCTAGGAGTGGATGGGAAGCTTTGGAATTGGGGAG CAAACACCAACTTTGAGCTTGGTAGAGGCAATAACATTGGTGGTTGGGAACCAAAACCTGTTCCTAGTCTTGAAGATACACCCATCATTCAGATAGTTTGCGGTGGATACCACTCGCTTGTATTAACTG GTGATGGAAAAGTGCTTTCCTGGGGTTACGGAGGACATGGCCAATTGGGTCATTCttcaatacaaaatgaaaaagtacCCAGAGTGATTGATGCTTTAGCTGACAAGCGAGTGATCTATATTGCCTGTTGTGGTTCCTCTTCAGCCGCTGTAACAG CTGAGGGTAAATTGTACATGTGGGGAAATGCTAAGGATTCTCAATTGGGTGTTCCTGGGCTGCCAGAGGTACAAACATCTCCCGTGGAGGTCATATTTCTAACGGAAGATGATGGGTTGGGTCCCTACCATGTTTTATCAGTTGCAGTTGGTGCGTCTCATGCAATGTGCTTGGTCTTAAG GAGAGGCAGgatgtaa
- the LOC101221711 gene encoding RCC1 domain-containing protein RUG3, mitochondrial isoform X1, whose product MYFLRSLRSLTTNLPRSRHFSSLIESPPSPSASSKFPFLYNHDSPEETHSNNAGTTAILQLLSWGRGSSGQLGGGIEEIRLYPSPVANLSVPNIHNLALAPGQLPSFSGDNQDSGDDGSFELGISCGLFHSSLLVNGKVWIWGKGDGGRLGFGHENPVFVPTLNSRLESVRCIALGGLHSVALNALGQVFTWGYGGFGALGHSVYHRELVPRLVEGSWRGRIKHIATSGAHTAAITESGCEVYTWGRDEGDGRLGLGPGRGPNEGGGLSIPCRVRALPAPVAAVSCGGFFTMALGVDGKLWNWGANTNFELGRGNNIGGWEPKPVPSLEDTPIIQIVCGGYHSLVLTGDGKVLSWGYGGHGQLGHSSIQNEKVPRVIDALADKRVIYIACCGSSSAAVTAEGKLYMWGNAKDSQLGVPGLPEVQTSPVEVIFLTEDDGLGPYHVLSVAVGASHAMCLVLRRGRM is encoded by the exons ATGTACTTTCTTCGATCACTCCGCTCTTTGACAACCAATCTCCCTCGTTCACGACATTTCTCTTCTCTTATTGAATCTCCTCCATCCCCGTCCGCTTCGTCAAAATTTCCCTTCCTTTACAACCACGATTCTCCCGAAGAAACGCATTCAAACAATGCTGGAACCACCGCTATTCTCCAGCTGCTCTCCTGGGGCAGAGGTTCTTCCGGTCAGCTCGGTGGCGGCATTGAAGAAATTCGTTTGTATCCTTCTCCCGTGGCCAATTTGAGTGTTCCCAATATTCATAATCTCGCCCTAGCCCCAGGTCAGCTTCCGTCATTCTCCGGCGACAATCAAGATTCTGGGGATGACGGTTCGTTTGAGCTCGGTATTTCTTGTGGGCTGTTTCATTCTTCTTTGCTTGTTAATGGGAAAGTCTGGATTTGGGGTAAAGGAGACGGCGGCCGTCTTGGTTTTGGTCACGAGAACCCTGTCTTTGTTCCCACTTTGAATTCTCGCTTAGAGAGTGTTCGTTGCATTGCTCTTGGGGGTCTGCATTCCGTTGCGCTCAACGCTCTTGGGCAGGTTTTCACTTG GGGTTATGGTGGTTTTGGTGCGCTTGGACATTCTGTTTATCACAGAGAACTGGTCCCTAGATTGGTAGAAGGCTCATGGAGAGGCAGAATTAAGCACATTGCAACTAGCGGGGCCCATACTGCAGCAATCACGGAATCAGGTT GCGAGGTCTATACCTGGGGCCGAGATGAAGGAGATGGTAGATTGGGCCTTGGTCCAGGTCGAGGCCCAAATGAAGGAGGAGGATTGAGTATTCCTTGCAGAGTGAGAGCATTGCCTGCACCTGTTGCTGCTGTGTCCTGTGGTGGTTTCTTCACAATGGCTCTAGGAGTGGATGGGAAGCTTTGGAATTGGGGAG CAAACACCAACTTTGAGCTTGGTAGAGGCAATAACATTGGTGGTTGGGAACCAAAACCTGTTCCTAGTCTTGAAGATACACCCATCATTCAGATAGTTTGCGGTGGATACCACTCGCTTGTATTAACTG GTGATGGAAAAGTGCTTTCCTGGGGTTACGGAGGACATGGCCAATTGGGTCATTCttcaatacaaaatgaaaaagtacCCAGAGTGATTGATGCTTTAGCTGACAAGCGAGTGATCTATATTGCCTGTTGTGGTTCCTCTTCAGCCGCTGTAACAG CTGAGGGTAAATTGTACATGTGGGGAAATGCTAAGGATTCTCAATTGGGTGTTCCTGGGCTGCCAGAGGTACAAACATCTCCCGTGGAGGTCATATTTCTAACGGAAGATGATGGGTTGGGTCCCTACCATGTTTTATCAGTTGCAGTTGGTGCGTCTCATGCAATGTGCTTGGTCTTAAG GAGAGGCAGgatgtaa